One segment of Amycolatopsis alba DSM 44262 DNA contains the following:
- the thiS gene encoding sulfur carrier protein ThiS, producing the protein MEIQVNGQWREFPDGTTVEGVLEALGTVTKGVAVAVDGVVVRRGEWPEAVVRKGASVDILTAVQGG; encoded by the coding sequence ATGGAGATCCAGGTCAACGGCCAGTGGCGCGAGTTCCCCGACGGGACCACCGTCGAGGGCGTGCTCGAGGCGCTCGGCACGGTGACGAAGGGCGTCGCGGTCGCGGTGGACGGCGTCGTCGTCCGGCGCGGCGAATGGCCGGAAGCCGTGGTGCGCAAGGGCGCCAGCGTCGACATCCTCACCGCGGTCCAAGGAGGCTGA